In Marinomonas posidonica IVIA-Po-181, a single window of DNA contains:
- the dnaN gene encoding DNA polymerase III subunit beta produces MKFSVVRETLLKPLQLVAGVVERKQTMPVLANVLVEVKDQILTLTGSDLEVELVGHVPLDECEEGRITVPARKLMDICKSLPDSAVIEFTLDEQKAVIRSGRSRFSLSTLPADEFPNIQDMQGDLTVAIAQNSVRRLIDRTGFAMANQDVRYYLNGMLLEVADGQLRVVATDGHRLATAVEDAQVSGDLTQVIVPRKGVLELNRLLSDTDELVEIAIGTNHIRAKVADYVFTSKLVDGKFPDYHRVIPRNNEKIVIADRLELRQVFLRASILSNEKYRGVRLILSNGMLQVFANNPEQEEAEESVLVQYQGDNMEVGFNVGYLLDVLGVVDSQEVRLSLNDSNSSALIEEAQSHAAQYVVMPMRL; encoded by the coding sequence ATGAAATTTTCAGTCGTCCGCGAGACACTTCTCAAACCACTTCAACTAGTGGCTGGCGTTGTAGAACGCAAACAAACCATGCCGGTATTAGCCAATGTTTTGGTGGAAGTTAAAGACCAAATATTGACGCTAACGGGCTCCGATTTGGAAGTCGAATTGGTTGGTCATGTACCACTCGATGAGTGCGAAGAAGGTCGCATTACGGTACCTGCTCGTAAGTTGATGGACATTTGTAAAAGTTTGCCAGATAGCGCTGTGATTGAATTCACTTTGGATGAGCAAAAAGCCGTGATTCGTTCTGGACGTTCACGTTTTAGCTTGTCGACCTTGCCAGCAGATGAGTTTCCGAATATCCAAGACATGCAAGGTGACCTGACCGTTGCTATTGCGCAAAACAGTGTTCGTCGTTTGATTGATCGCACCGGTTTTGCCATGGCTAACCAAGATGTTCGTTATTACCTAAATGGCATGTTGTTGGAAGTGGCTGATGGTCAACTACGTGTGGTCGCAACAGATGGTCACCGTTTGGCGACGGCGGTAGAAGACGCTCAAGTTAGTGGTGATCTGACGCAGGTTATTGTGCCGCGCAAAGGTGTCTTGGAGCTCAACCGTTTGTTGAGTGATACTGATGAATTGGTAGAAATTGCCATTGGTACGAACCACATCCGTGCCAAAGTGGCAGATTATGTTTTCACGTCTAAATTAGTGGATGGTAAATTCCCAGATTATCATCGAGTGATTCCACGCAATAATGAAAAAATTGTCATTGCCGATCGTTTGGAATTGCGTCAGGTTTTCCTTCGAGCATCCATTCTTTCCAATGAAAAATATCGTGGTGTGCGTTTGATTTTATCTAACGGCATGTTGCAAGTCTTTGCCAATAACCCAGAGCAAGAAGAAGCCGAAGAGTCGGTTTTGGTTCAATACCAAGGCGACAATATGGAAGTGGGCTTCAATGTTGGTTATTTGTTGGATGTATTAGGTGTGGTTGACTCACAAGAAGTGCGTTTATCCTTAAATGATTCCAACAGCAGTGCCTTGATTGAGGAAGCACAGAGTCATGCCGCACAATATGTTGTGATGCCAATGCGCTTATAA